TCGAATTCGTAGCCGTTGCCCACCCACATGCCGTCCCAGCCGGGATTCCAGCCTTCCACCAGCACGCCACGGAAGCCGTGCGCAGCGGCGAAGTCGATCACCTTCTTCGTCTTGGCGGTGGTGGCCGCATGCTTCGGCCCGGTCGCCCAGCTCTCGTTGTCCAGGTGCATCGACCACCACACGCCCAGGTACTTGGCTGGCTTCACCCAGCTCACGTCGCCCAGCGCGTTGGGCTCGTTGAGGTTGAGGATCAGGTCCGATTCGACCAGCCCACCTGCGCGGTCAGCAATCTGCAGCGTGCGCCACGGTGTGGCGAAGGGCAGGGCGCGGCGCACCTTCCAGCCTTCGGCCGCAGGCGAAAGCTGCGCGCGCAGGCGCTGGCCCTCGGTGCGGCGTAGCCACATGCCGGCGTAGTCCACCAGCGCGGCCTCGTGGATTGCCACGTGCAGGCCATCGCGGCTGCGCAGGGTCATCGGCGTATGTACCAGCGGCACTTCGCGCAGCGGGGTGCGCTGGTACAGGTATTCGTAGTGGATCGGCTCGCCGGCCAGAATCCACCAGGCGGTCGATTCCGGCGCGATGGCGAACTCGGTCAGCTCGTCATCGATGATCGCCTCGCGCAGGTTGGGCTGCTCGGGGAACACATAGCGGAAGCCGAGGCCGTCGTCATAGACGCGGAACACCACATCCAGGCGGCGCTTGTTGCCGGTGTTCTCGGCCAGCTGAACTGTCAGTTCGTTGAAGTGGTTTCGGGTGAGCCGGCGCTCGCCCCAGGGCTGTTCCCAGCGGTCGTCGACGCTGCGTTGCTGCTGGCCGATCACCGCGAAATCACGATCCAGCCGGCCGTCGCGCAGGGCGAAGCCCAGCTTCGAATCCTCCACCACGGTCTGGCCGAAACGCTCGACGCGATAGCGCGCCGTGCCGCCGTCCAGCACCAGGCTGGCCCTGAGCACTTTGCCCGGCGATTCGACGCTGACAACCTGCGGCGCAGCCTGCGACAGCGCCGCCATTCCCAGCAATGCCAGGCCGAACACATGCGCGAGCGCGCTGCGTACAGCAGTGGGTGACATCGGCATTTCCCCTCCCAAGGCGCCGTTGGCAGACCCGGACCATAAGCCAGCGCAGCCGGCGCGCTACCGCGCAGCGCCATGAATACGTATGCAGCTGGGCGCAGTCGACAGCCCCGCGTCTACCATGGGGCCAAGGCCCCTTGAGGGAGGGGCCGCGCCCGCCCGCCGGCAACGACGGTACGGACCTACAACGCGTGCAGAGAGGGAGGGAGGCCGACGGGCGCAAGCCGGTCCGCCGCTTCGATGCTGAAGATCATTTGCCTGACCGCTGCCCTTGGGGCAGCGCTGGGATCGACCGCGCAGGCGGCCGACCTGCAATTCGACGGCCGCCACGCGCGCGCCGAAGCCGCTGCCAACGGCAGCTTCGTGCTGCATGCGCCGAAGGGGGCAGTCCAGATCGCAGCCGCACCGATGCGCAGCCGCACCGGCAGCGTGATGTTCGATGCACTGTTCGCGCTTGCCCAGCAGGAGATGGACCAGGACCGCGTGGACGCGATCCGTGATCCTGCCTTCGACGAAGGCAGGCCGGTGCCGTGCGAGTGTTTCCAGACCGGCGCACGCTGGCCCTATGTCTGGACCCGCGATGTCAGCTTCGCCGCCGACCTGGCGCTGGCGCGGCTGGACCCCCTGCGCACCCGTCAGTCGCTGCAGTTCAAGCTGTCGGCGGCGCGCGACGGGCACACGCCCGGCCTGTTCGTGGCGCAGGACACCGGTTCCGGCGGCAGCTGGCCGATCAGCAGCGACCGCGTGGTGTGGTTCCTGGCCGCGCGCCACCTGCTGGATGATCCGGCGTTTGCCGATCAGGTCTGGCAGGCGCTGCAGGGTACGCTGGCGCAGGACCGGGCGATGGTGTTCGACGCGCAGATGGGCCTGTACCGCGGCGAGACCTCGTTCCTGGACTGGCGTGAGCAGACCTATCCGGACTGGACCCGCGAGGATGTGCGTTTCATCGGTGATTCCTATGCGTTGTCCACCAACGTGCTGCACTACCAGGCGCTGCGCCTGGCCGAGCAGCTGGCCGCCCAACGCGGTGACGCCCGTGCGGCCGAATACAGGGCCTGGGCCGACGCGCTGGCGCAGCAGATCGATGCGCGCTTCTGGCGCGAGGACATCGGCCTGTACATGAGCTACATCGGTGAAGCCGCGCACCCGGTGCCGTATGCCAAGGTGGATCTGCTCGGCCTGTCGCTGGGCATCCTGGCCGACGTGCTGCCGCCCGAGCGTGCGCGCCGTGCGCTGGCGGCGTACCCGATCGGGCCGGCTGGCAGCCCGGTGGTCTGGCCGCAGGAAGCGCAGCAGCCGATCTACCACAACCGTGCGATCTGGCCGTTCGTCAGCGCCTATTCGCTGCGTGCAGCGCGGCAGCTGGACGATGCGCCGCGCATCGCCGCCGAGATCCGCTCGCTGATGCAGGGTGCCGCGCTGGCCGGTTCCAACATGGAGAACTACGAGCTGGTCAGCCAGGCGGTGCATGTCGAGGAAGGCGCGCTGAGCGGCCCGGTGGTCAATTCCGAGCGGCAGCTGTGGTCGGTGGCGGGGTACCTGTCGATGGTGGTCGAAGGTGTATTCGGCGTGCAGGACGATGGCAGCGTGCAGCCCAAACTGCCGGCCAGCCTGGTGCCCGAGCTGTTCGGCAAGCAGCGCCGCATCACCTTGGAGGCCAACGGCAAGCGCTACGTGCTGGAGCGCCCGCAGACCGTAAGCGATGGCCTGCTGGTGTCAGGCAGGACCACCACGCGTGGCAGCATCACGACGGTGCAGCTGGTCGCCGCCCCGGCAGCAACTGGTTTCGCTGCCACGACTGCGGATGCCAACGCCCGTGCGCCGGTCACGCCGGTGGCACCGCAGGCCCTGCGCAAGGGCGCGGGTTGGAACGTTGCGGTGGCAGCCGATCAGGTGCTGTGGAAGGACGGCAAGGCAGTCACTGCCAGCAACGGCGTGGCGCGCATCAGCGACGATGGCCTGCAGCACTGCCTCAGCCTGACCCGCCGCGAAGGCCGGCTGGAATCGCTGCACAGCCCGATGGTCTGTGTCGGGCCGGAGCAGCGGCTGAAAGGGGGACAGCGCTGGCAGTTCACTTCGGCCAAGGCCGGGCACGTACGCCTGCGGTTGCAGTACGCCAACCCGAACGGGCCGATCAATACGGGCGTCACCGCTGCGGTGAAGCAGCTGGCGCTGCAGTGCGCGGGCCAGCCGCTGCAACGGCACACGGTTGCCTTGCCGCACAGCGTGGCCGTTCAGGATTCCACGGCGGCGACGTTCGCAGTACCCAAG
This genomic window from Stenotrophomonas maltophilia contains:
- a CDS encoding glycoside hydrolase family 97 protein, with the protein product MPMSPTAVRSALAHVFGLALLGMAALSQAAPQVVSVESPGKVLRASLVLDGGTARYRVERFGQTVVEDSKLGFALRDGRLDRDFAVIGQQQRSVDDRWEQPWGERRLTRNHFNELTVQLAENTGNKRRLDVVFRVYDDGLGFRYVFPEQPNLREAIIDDELTEFAIAPESTAWWILAGEPIHYEYLYQRTPLREVPLVHTPMTLRSRDGLHVAIHEAALVDYAGMWLRRTEGQRLRAQLSPAAEGWKVRRALPFATPWRTLQIADRAGGLVESDLILNLNEPNALGDVSWVKPAKYLGVWWSMHLDNESWATGPKHAATTAKTKKVIDFAAAHGFRGVLVEGWNPGWDGMWVGNGYEFDFTRATPDFDIDALSAYGLKKGVHLIGHHETGCAIEHYEDQLGAALDLYARLGVDQFKTGYVCDDGQVDRRNPAGGPLWREWHDGQFMARHHLKVVQEAARRHLSVNPHEPIKDTGLRRTYPNWISREGARGMEYNAWGQPPNPPEHEVNLVFTRMLAGPMDYTPGILSLKGRHGLAIPSTLARQLALYVVLYSPIQMAADLPEHYLQHREAFRFIEDVAVDWEQSRVLDGEVGDYVTIVRRDRNSRDWFLGSITDEHGRVLPVSLGFLEPGVRYRAEIYRDGDGADFRSNPFAFARETREVTSADALTLVLAPGGGQAIRFTPIR
- a CDS encoding Six-hairpin glycosidase-like protein, with the translated sequence MLKIICLTAALGAALGSTAQAADLQFDGRHARAEAAANGSFVLHAPKGAVQIAAAPMRSRTGSVMFDALFALAQQEMDQDRVDAIRDPAFDEGRPVPCECFQTGARWPYVWTRDVSFAADLALARLDPLRTRQSLQFKLSAARDGHTPGLFVAQDTGSGGSWPISSDRVVWFLAARHLLDDPAFADQVWQALQGTLAQDRAMVFDAQMGLYRGETSFLDWREQTYPDWTREDVRFIGDSYALSTNVLHYQALRLAEQLAAQRGDARAAEYRAWADALAQQIDARFWREDIGLYMSYIGEAAHPVPYAKVDLLGLSLGILADVLPPERARRALAAYPIGPAGSPVVWPQEAQQPIYHNRAIWPFVSAYSLRAARQLDDAPRIAAEIRSLMQGAALAGSNMENYELVSQAVHVEEGALSGPVVNSERQLWSVAGYLSMVVEGVFGVQDDGSVQPKLPASLVPELFGKQRRITLEANGKRYVLERPQTVSDGLLVSGRTTTRGSITTVQLVAAPAATGFAATTADANARAPVTPVAPQALRKGAGWNVAVAADQVLWKDGKAVTASNGVARISDDGLQHCLSLTRREGRLESLHSPMVCVGPEQRLKGGQRWQFTSAKAGHVRLRLQYANPNGPINTGVTAAVKQLALQCAGQPLQRHTVALPHSVAVQDSTAATFAVPKGPCTVTLEEGFNMSALEHFAHYTGGKGGRDGVLNQAQVLALKVVQVAVEEGAR